The DNA window GTAGTTGGCGTGCTTGAGCACCTCGAAGGGCCAGGGGCTCTTGAGGTAGTCGGCCAGGATGTAACCGTCGTTGTAGTAGCTGGCGCAGAGCAGCGCGGCCAGCTTGGGGGTCCAGATGAAATCGTCCCCGCCGGTGAGCAGGCGTCCGTCCGGACGGCGCATGTAGATCCACTGGTAGGGTACGAACTGCTGGGCCGGGTTGAACACGTTGCCCGCGCCCAGGCGGTCGAAAATCCAGAGCGGGTAGAGATCGCTGCCGAAACGCGTGTCGCCGTAGGGGGCGCCTTGGTGGTAGGCGCCGCCGGGGTAGAACCAGTCGCGCGCCGGGATGAAGTCGCGGAATATCTTGCCCGCGGCCTCGCGGTACATGTCGGGGTACTCGTCGTACACCGCCAGCCCGGCTGAAAGCAGGTCGCGGTTGACCATCCACTCGGCCAGGTGCCCGGTGAGCGAGCCCTCCTGGCGGATCGGGTAGCCGATCTCGAACAGCCCGGCCAGACGGATGAAATGGCCGACCAGCTCCTCCTTGTCCTCGCGGGTCAGCCAGGGGTAGCACCAGTCGTAGACCACGGCCCCGGCCAGCAGCATCCGTCCGATGGAGCGCTCCCCCATATCCATGTTCCAGGTGGTCTGTTCCAGGGTGTCGAGCGCCACGGCGATGGTGCGGCGGGCCAGGGCGGAATCGGGCGCAAGCAGGCAGCGCAGGGCGTCCACGATCATGCGGTTCTCGGCGTTGCGCTCACCCAGACGCTGGAGGTTCTCCCAGTAGGGCCTCAGCACCGGGTTCTCGACCCGGTGGCGAAGGTCCTCCAGGTCGCGCGTTCGCAGGAACAGGCGCGGGTGCTCCGCGGGCGGCACCGGGACACTGACCCCGTCCGGCAAGCTCATCCAGCGGGCGTCCACCGGCGAACCCGCGGCCAGGGGCAGGGCCATGCAGCAAACACAGGCAAGGGCCAGGGACAGGGCTTTTCGCATTGGGTTCTCCCGAGAGTTGGTTCGGAAAATGGATTTATTGGATAGATGTTCTACTCAAGCCTGTGTTTTGTCAACAACTCCCGCCCGCCTTCGGCGGACACCCCCTTTGTTAAGGGGGATTTTTGCGGCCCTTTTTTCGGGCTTACAGTGGCTTGGACGACTGATGGCCAGTCCCCCTTAAAAAAGGGGGAAACAGGGGGTTGTAGCGTTTACGCTTTCACCGTAGGGACGGCCACAGGGGGCCGCCCCTACAGATTATGATATCCCCGGAAACAGGCGACCCGTTCAGCCCCGGAACGACTTGAGAATGGCCAGGAGGAATTTCCAGACCTCGTCGATCGAGGGCACGTTGACCCGTTCCTCAGGGCAGTGCGGGTTCTGGATGGTCGGGCCGAGCGAGATCATGTCCATGCCGCTGTAACGCGCCCCCAGCACGGCGGTCTCCAGGCCGGCGTGGATCACCTCGACCTTGGCCTCCCGGCCGAACAGCCCGTGGTAGACCCGCTGGCAGCGAGCCAGCAGCGGGCTGTGCATGTCCGGCTGCCAGGCCGGGTAGCCGCTGCCGAATGTGACCTCGGCCCCGGCCAGACGGCAGATCGCCCCGACTTTGGTGCACAGGGCGGCCAGGCGCGAGGTGACCGAGCTGCGCTGGCTGTTCAGCACGTGCAGCGCGCCGTTTTCGATTCTAAGCGTGGCCATGTTGGTCGAGGTCTCGACCAGGCCCGGGATGTCGGAACTCATGCGGACCACCCCGTGGGGCAGGGCCAGAAGGAGGTCCACAGCTCGGCGGGTGCCGGCGACTGTGACCGCCTGCCCGGTGGCCGGGCCGGCCCCGGCAGCCTTGATCTCCACCGTATTCTCCACGGCGGCGTACTCGGCGCGCGCTGTCTTCTCGAACGCGGCGGCGAGTTTAACCGCATTTTCCAGTCCGGCTTTCGGGAGGGCCACGGTCGCGGAGGCATCCCGCGGGATCGCGTTGTGGGCGCTGCCGCCCTTGAGCGCGGTCAGGCGCAGCGGCAGCTCCGCGGCCAGGGCGTCCAGAAGCCGGGCCAGCAGCTTGTTGGCCGAGGCGCGCTGCTTGTGGATGTCCACGCCCGAGTGCCCGCCGCGCAGGCCGCCCACGGTAAGGTTCAGCGCCAGGCTGCCCGGCTCGACTGCCCCCAGCTCCAGCGGCAGGCGGATCGCGGTCTCCTGGCCGCCGGCGCAGCCCACGGTGAACACGCCCTCGTCCTCGCTGTCCAGGTTGAGCACGGTCCGTCCGCTCACAAACCCCGGCTCCAGACGGTTAGCGCCGGTCAGCCCCTGCTCTTCGTCCACCGTGAACAGCAGCTCCAGGCGCGGGTGCTCTTGTTTACCGGTCTCGTGCAGGGCCAGGGCCATGGCGATAGCGATACCGTTGTCCGCTCCCAGGGTGGTGCGGTCGGCGTGCAGCCAGTCGCCTTCGCGGATCACCCGGATCGGGTCGCGCGAGAAATCGTGCGGCGAGTCGGGGGTCTTTTCGCAGACCATGTCCATGTGGCCCTGAATCACCACCGTGGGAGCGCTCTCGAACCCCTCCCCGGCAGGCAGGACCATGACCACGTTGCCCAGGCTGTCGGCGCGGTGCTCCAGGCCGCGGGCGGCGGCCCAGTCGCACAGCCAGCGCGAGATTTTCTCCTCGTGCTTGCTGCAGCGCGGCACGGCGTCTATCTGTCCGAATATCTCGATTATCTTGTCGGTGTCCTGGCTCATTTCCCTCTCCATCCTGTTGAGATGCTTTAAGTTCGCCGCCCGGCGCCGCGGCGGCCGCGAATGCTTTAAAATGCTGCGGCCGGAGCGAATTGGCAAGGGCCGGAAACATGAAAGTCACACTCTGTCACCGGCGCTGAAAAAAAGCTTGCGCCGAGTTTGGTGTTTGGTTATTTTGCAAAATAACCAAACAAGGAGACGCCTGTGAGCGGATGCGACATTAAACGCTTTGAACAGCGGGCTGCCGTTTTCAAGGCCCTGGCCCACCCCACGCGCCTGTTCATCGTGGATGAACTGTCCCGCGGCGAACGCTGTGTCTGCGAGCTGACCGCGATGGTCGGAGCCGACATCTCGACTGTTTCCCGCCACCTGGCCGTTCTGCGTGAGGCCGGGATAATAGAGGATGACAAGCGGGGCCAGCAGGTGTTCTACGGCCTCAAGATGAAATGCGTGGCCGGCTTTTTCACCTGCGTTGAGAAAGCCGTGCGCGAGCGGGCCGCCGCGCTGAACGCTTGACTGAGGATGGATGAGGATGGACTGGAAAAGGCAATGGAAATCCATCGCCGGGATGCTGGCGGTATTCGCGGGGCTTTACTGGCTCCCCTTGGAGAGTCTGCATCTCAGGGGCCCCCTGGCTGAATCCGTGGCCCTGGCCCGTTGGTACGCCCGCGAGCATGTGCTGCTCTGTCTGGTCCCGGCCTTTTTCATCGC is part of the bacterium genome and encodes:
- a CDS encoding aminoacyl-histidine dipeptidase, with protein sequence MSQDTDKIIEIFGQIDAVPRCSKHEEKISRWLCDWAAARGLEHRADSLGNVVMVLPAGEGFESAPTVVIQGHMDMVCEKTPDSPHDFSRDPIRVIREGDWLHADRTTLGADNGIAIAMALALHETGKQEHPRLELLFTVDEEQGLTGANRLEPGFVSGRTVLNLDSEDEGVFTVGCAGGQETAIRLPLELGAVEPGSLALNLTVGGLRGGHSGVDIHKQRASANKLLARLLDALAAELPLRLTALKGGSAHNAIPRDASATVALPKAGLENAVKLAAAFEKTARAEYAAVENTVEIKAAGAGPATGQAVTVAGTRRAVDLLLALPHGVVRMSSDIPGLVETSTNMATLRIENGALHVLNSQRSSVTSRLAALCTKVGAICRLAGAEVTFGSGYPAWQPDMHSPLLARCQRVYHGLFGREAKVEVIHAGLETAVLGARYSGMDMISLGPTIQNPHCPEERVNVPSIDEVWKFLLAILKSFRG
- a CDS encoding metalloregulator ArsR/SmtB family transcription factor; translation: MSGCDIKRFEQRAAVFKALAHPTRLFIVDELSRGERCVCELTAMVGADISTVSRHLAVLREAGIIEDDKRGQQVFYGLKMKCVAGFFTCVEKAVRERAAALNA